A genome region from Mugil cephalus isolate CIBA_MC_2020 chromosome 13, CIBA_Mcephalus_1.1, whole genome shotgun sequence includes the following:
- the ldb1a gene encoding LIM domain-binding protein 1-A isoform X5 produces MSVGGCACPGCSSKSFKLYSPKEPPNGGSFPPFHPGAMLDRDVGPTPMYPPSYMEPGMGRPTPYGNQTDYRIYELNKRLQNWTEDCDNLWWDAFTTEFFEDDAMLTITFCLEDGPKRYTIGRTLIPRYFRSIFEGGATELFYVLKHPKESFHSNFVSLDCDQCTMVTQNGKPMFTQVCVEGRLYLEFMFDDMMRIKTWHFSIRQHREVLPRSILAMHDPQMLDQLAKNITRCGLSNSTLNYLRLCVILEPMQELMSRHKTYSLSPRDCLKTCLFQKWQRMVAPPAEPARQAPNKRRKRKVSGGSTVSSGGGSNNNSNSKKKSPANSFSLSSQDLVGTKTCTVPELEDRS; encoded by the exons GCTGTTCGTCAAAGTCATTCAAGCTGTACTCTCCTAAGGAGCCCCCCAACGGCGGCAGCTTTCCCCCCTTCCACCCGGGCGCTATGCTTGACAGAGATGTGGG GCCTACACCCATGTACCCTCCCTCTTACATGGAGCCTGGAATGGG GAGACCCACACCGTACGGGAACCAGACAGATTACCGGATATATGAGCTGAACAAAAGATTACAAAACTGGACAGAG GATTGTGACAATCTCTGGTGGGATGCCTTCACCACAGAGTTTTTTGAAGATGATGCCATGCTCACCATCACTTTCTGTCTGGAAGATGGTCCGAAACGATACA ccaTTGGCAGGACGTTGATTCCCCGATACTTTAGAAGTATTTTTGAGGGGGGTGCCACAGAGCTCTTCTACGTTTTGAAGCACCCGAAGGAGTCCTTCCACAGTAACTTTGTGTCTCTGGACTGCGACCAGTGCACCATGGTGACACAGAACGGCAAACCCATGTTCACACAG GTTTGCGTTGAGGGCCGCCTGTACCTAGAGTTCATGTTTGACGACATGATGAGGATCAAGACGTGGCACTTCAGCATCAGACAACACAGAGAGGTCCTACCGAGGAGCATTTTGGCTATGCAT GATCCACAGATGCTCGATCAGCTGGCTAAAAATATCACCAGATGTGGGCTGTCCAACTCCACACTCAACTACCTCCGT CTATGTGTGATATTGGAGCCCATGCAGGAGTTGATGTCCAGGCATAAGACGTACAGTTTGAGCCCCAGAGACTGCCTGAAGACCTGCCTCTTCCAAAAGTGGCAAAGAATGGTAGCACCTCCAG CCGAGCCAGCCAGACAAGCTCCCAACAAGCGGCGGAAAAGGAAGGTGTCGGGCGGAAGCACCGTGAGTTCCGGCGGAGGCAgcaataacaacagcaacagcaaaaagAAGAGTCCAGCCAACAGCTTTTCACTCTCCAGCCAG gaCCTGGTTGGAACAAAAACCTGTACAGTGCCGGAGCTTGAGGACCGGAGTTGA
- the ldb1a gene encoding LIM domain-binding protein 1-A isoform X2: MSVGGCACPGCSSKSFKLYSPKEPPNGGSFPPFHPGAMLDRDVGPTPMYPPSYMEPGMGRPTPYGNQTDYRIYELNKRLQNWTEDCDNLWWDAFTTEFFEDDAMLTITFCLEDGPKRYTIGRTLIPRYFRSIFEGGATELFYVLKHPKESFHSNFVSLDCDQCTMVTQNGKPMFTQVCVEGRLYLEFMFDDMMRIKTWHFSIRQHREVLPRSILAMHDPQMLDQLAKNITRCGLSNSTLNYLRLCVILEPMQELMSRHKTYSLSPRDCLKTCLFQKWQRMVAPPAEPARQAPNKRRKRKVSGGSTVSSGGGSNNNSNSKKKSPANSFSLSSQDVMMVGEPTLMGGEFGDEDERLITRLENTQYDGANGLEDEDSFNSSPALGAHSPWNNKAPSSQESKNDNSQSSQ, translated from the exons GCTGTTCGTCAAAGTCATTCAAGCTGTACTCTCCTAAGGAGCCCCCCAACGGCGGCAGCTTTCCCCCCTTCCACCCGGGCGCTATGCTTGACAGAGATGTGGG GCCTACACCCATGTACCCTCCCTCTTACATGGAGCCTGGAATGGG GAGACCCACACCGTACGGGAACCAGACAGATTACCGGATATATGAGCTGAACAAAAGATTACAAAACTGGACAGAG GATTGTGACAATCTCTGGTGGGATGCCTTCACCACAGAGTTTTTTGAAGATGATGCCATGCTCACCATCACTTTCTGTCTGGAAGATGGTCCGAAACGATACA ccaTTGGCAGGACGTTGATTCCCCGATACTTTAGAAGTATTTTTGAGGGGGGTGCCACAGAGCTCTTCTACGTTTTGAAGCACCCGAAGGAGTCCTTCCACAGTAACTTTGTGTCTCTGGACTGCGACCAGTGCACCATGGTGACACAGAACGGCAAACCCATGTTCACACAG GTTTGCGTTGAGGGCCGCCTGTACCTAGAGTTCATGTTTGACGACATGATGAGGATCAAGACGTGGCACTTCAGCATCAGACAACACAGAGAGGTCCTACCGAGGAGCATTTTGGCTATGCAT GATCCACAGATGCTCGATCAGCTGGCTAAAAATATCACCAGATGTGGGCTGTCCAACTCCACACTCAACTACCTCCGT CTATGTGTGATATTGGAGCCCATGCAGGAGTTGATGTCCAGGCATAAGACGTACAGTTTGAGCCCCAGAGACTGCCTGAAGACCTGCCTCTTCCAAAAGTGGCAAAGAATGGTAGCACCTCCAG CCGAGCCAGCCAGACAAGCTCCCAACAAGCGGCGGAAAAGGAAGGTGTCGGGCGGAAGCACCGTGAGTTCCGGCGGAGGCAgcaataacaacagcaacagcaaaaagAAGAGTCCAGCCAACAGCTTTTCACTCTCCAGCCAG GATGTGATGATGGTGGGAGAGCCCACTCTGATGGGAGGGGAGTTTGGTGACGAGGACGAGCGTCTGATCACGCGGCTGGAGAACACGCAGTACGATGGGGCGAATGGCCTGGAGGATGAGGACAGTTTCAACAGCTCACCTGCACTGGGGGCACACTCGCCCTGGAACAACAAGGCCCCCTCCAGTCAGGAGAGCAAGAATGACAACTCCCAGTCTTCCCAGTAG
- the ldb1a gene encoding LIM domain-binding protein 1-A isoform X1, with translation MSVGGCACPGCSSKSFKLYSPKEPPNGGSFPPFHPGAMLDRDVGPTPMYPPSYMEPGMGRPTPYGNQTDYRIYELNKRLQNWTEDCDNLWWDAFTTEFFEDDAMLTITFCLEDGPKRYTIGRTLIPRYFRSIFEGGATELFYVLKHPKESFHSNFVSLDCDQCTMVTQNGKPMFTQVCVEGRLYLEFMFDDMMRIKTWHFSIRQHREVLPRSILAMHDPQMLDQLAKNITRCGLSNSTLNYLRLCVILEPMQELMSRHKTYSLSPRDCLKTCLFQKWQRMVAPPAEPARQAPNKRRKRKVSGGSTVSSGGGSNNNSNSKKKSPANSFSLSSQVPDVMMVGEPTLMGGEFGDEDERLITRLENTQYDGANGLEDEDSFNSSPALGAHSPWNNKAPSSQESKNDNSQSSQ, from the exons GCTGTTCGTCAAAGTCATTCAAGCTGTACTCTCCTAAGGAGCCCCCCAACGGCGGCAGCTTTCCCCCCTTCCACCCGGGCGCTATGCTTGACAGAGATGTGGG GCCTACACCCATGTACCCTCCCTCTTACATGGAGCCTGGAATGGG GAGACCCACACCGTACGGGAACCAGACAGATTACCGGATATATGAGCTGAACAAAAGATTACAAAACTGGACAGAG GATTGTGACAATCTCTGGTGGGATGCCTTCACCACAGAGTTTTTTGAAGATGATGCCATGCTCACCATCACTTTCTGTCTGGAAGATGGTCCGAAACGATACA ccaTTGGCAGGACGTTGATTCCCCGATACTTTAGAAGTATTTTTGAGGGGGGTGCCACAGAGCTCTTCTACGTTTTGAAGCACCCGAAGGAGTCCTTCCACAGTAACTTTGTGTCTCTGGACTGCGACCAGTGCACCATGGTGACACAGAACGGCAAACCCATGTTCACACAG GTTTGCGTTGAGGGCCGCCTGTACCTAGAGTTCATGTTTGACGACATGATGAGGATCAAGACGTGGCACTTCAGCATCAGACAACACAGAGAGGTCCTACCGAGGAGCATTTTGGCTATGCAT GATCCACAGATGCTCGATCAGCTGGCTAAAAATATCACCAGATGTGGGCTGTCCAACTCCACACTCAACTACCTCCGT CTATGTGTGATATTGGAGCCCATGCAGGAGTTGATGTCCAGGCATAAGACGTACAGTTTGAGCCCCAGAGACTGCCTGAAGACCTGCCTCTTCCAAAAGTGGCAAAGAATGGTAGCACCTCCAG CCGAGCCAGCCAGACAAGCTCCCAACAAGCGGCGGAAAAGGAAGGTGTCGGGCGGAAGCACCGTGAGTTCCGGCGGAGGCAgcaataacaacagcaacagcaaaaagAAGAGTCCAGCCAACAGCTTTTCACTCTCCAGCCAGGTACCT GATGTGATGATGGTGGGAGAGCCCACTCTGATGGGAGGGGAGTTTGGTGACGAGGACGAGCGTCTGATCACGCGGCTGGAGAACACGCAGTACGATGGGGCGAATGGCCTGGAGGATGAGGACAGTTTCAACAGCTCACCTGCACTGGGGGCACACTCGCCCTGGAACAACAAGGCCCCCTCCAGTCAGGAGAGCAAGAATGACAACTCCCAGTCTTCCCAGTAG
- the ldb1a gene encoding LIM domain-binding protein 1-A isoform X4, with translation MSVGGCACPGCSSKSFKLYSPKEPPNGGSFPPFHPGAMLDRDVGPTPMYPPSYMEPGMGRPTPYGNQTDYRIYELNKRLQNWTEDCDNLWWDAFTTEFFEDDAMLTITFCLEDGPKRYTIGRTLIPRYFRSIFEGGATELFYVLKHPKESFHSNFVSLDCDQCTMVTQNGKPMFTQVCVEGRLYLEFMFDDMMRIKTWHFSIRQHREVLPRSILAMHDPQMLDQLAKNITRCGLSNSTLNYLRLCVILEPMQELMSRHKTYSLSPRDCLKTCLFQKWQRMVAPPAEPARQAPNKRRKRKVSGGSTVSSGGGSNNNSNSKKKSPANSFSLSSQVPDLVGTKTCTVPELEDRS, from the exons GCTGTTCGTCAAAGTCATTCAAGCTGTACTCTCCTAAGGAGCCCCCCAACGGCGGCAGCTTTCCCCCCTTCCACCCGGGCGCTATGCTTGACAGAGATGTGGG GCCTACACCCATGTACCCTCCCTCTTACATGGAGCCTGGAATGGG GAGACCCACACCGTACGGGAACCAGACAGATTACCGGATATATGAGCTGAACAAAAGATTACAAAACTGGACAGAG GATTGTGACAATCTCTGGTGGGATGCCTTCACCACAGAGTTTTTTGAAGATGATGCCATGCTCACCATCACTTTCTGTCTGGAAGATGGTCCGAAACGATACA ccaTTGGCAGGACGTTGATTCCCCGATACTTTAGAAGTATTTTTGAGGGGGGTGCCACAGAGCTCTTCTACGTTTTGAAGCACCCGAAGGAGTCCTTCCACAGTAACTTTGTGTCTCTGGACTGCGACCAGTGCACCATGGTGACACAGAACGGCAAACCCATGTTCACACAG GTTTGCGTTGAGGGCCGCCTGTACCTAGAGTTCATGTTTGACGACATGATGAGGATCAAGACGTGGCACTTCAGCATCAGACAACACAGAGAGGTCCTACCGAGGAGCATTTTGGCTATGCAT GATCCACAGATGCTCGATCAGCTGGCTAAAAATATCACCAGATGTGGGCTGTCCAACTCCACACTCAACTACCTCCGT CTATGTGTGATATTGGAGCCCATGCAGGAGTTGATGTCCAGGCATAAGACGTACAGTTTGAGCCCCAGAGACTGCCTGAAGACCTGCCTCTTCCAAAAGTGGCAAAGAATGGTAGCACCTCCAG CCGAGCCAGCCAGACAAGCTCCCAACAAGCGGCGGAAAAGGAAGGTGTCGGGCGGAAGCACCGTGAGTTCCGGCGGAGGCAgcaataacaacagcaacagcaaaaagAAGAGTCCAGCCAACAGCTTTTCACTCTCCAGCCAGGTACCT gaCCTGGTTGGAACAAAAACCTGTACAGTGCCGGAGCTTGAGGACCGGAGTTGA
- the ldb1a gene encoding LIM domain-binding protein 1-A isoform X3, producing the protein MLDRDVGPTPMYPPSYMEPGMGRPTPYGNQTDYRIYELNKRLQNWTEDCDNLWWDAFTTEFFEDDAMLTITFCLEDGPKRYTIGRTLIPRYFRSIFEGGATELFYVLKHPKESFHSNFVSLDCDQCTMVTQNGKPMFTQVCVEGRLYLEFMFDDMMRIKTWHFSIRQHREVLPRSILAMHDPQMLDQLAKNITRCGLSNSTLNYLRLCVILEPMQELMSRHKTYSLSPRDCLKTCLFQKWQRMVAPPAEPARQAPNKRRKRKVSGGSTVSSGGGSNNNSNSKKKSPANSFSLSSQVPDVMMVGEPTLMGGEFGDEDERLITRLENTQYDGANGLEDEDSFNSSPALGAHSPWNNKAPSSQESKNDNSQSSQ; encoded by the exons ATGCTTGACAGAGATGTGGG GCCTACACCCATGTACCCTCCCTCTTACATGGAGCCTGGAATGGG GAGACCCACACCGTACGGGAACCAGACAGATTACCGGATATATGAGCTGAACAAAAGATTACAAAACTGGACAGAG GATTGTGACAATCTCTGGTGGGATGCCTTCACCACAGAGTTTTTTGAAGATGATGCCATGCTCACCATCACTTTCTGTCTGGAAGATGGTCCGAAACGATACA ccaTTGGCAGGACGTTGATTCCCCGATACTTTAGAAGTATTTTTGAGGGGGGTGCCACAGAGCTCTTCTACGTTTTGAAGCACCCGAAGGAGTCCTTCCACAGTAACTTTGTGTCTCTGGACTGCGACCAGTGCACCATGGTGACACAGAACGGCAAACCCATGTTCACACAG GTTTGCGTTGAGGGCCGCCTGTACCTAGAGTTCATGTTTGACGACATGATGAGGATCAAGACGTGGCACTTCAGCATCAGACAACACAGAGAGGTCCTACCGAGGAGCATTTTGGCTATGCAT GATCCACAGATGCTCGATCAGCTGGCTAAAAATATCACCAGATGTGGGCTGTCCAACTCCACACTCAACTACCTCCGT CTATGTGTGATATTGGAGCCCATGCAGGAGTTGATGTCCAGGCATAAGACGTACAGTTTGAGCCCCAGAGACTGCCTGAAGACCTGCCTCTTCCAAAAGTGGCAAAGAATGGTAGCACCTCCAG CCGAGCCAGCCAGACAAGCTCCCAACAAGCGGCGGAAAAGGAAGGTGTCGGGCGGAAGCACCGTGAGTTCCGGCGGAGGCAgcaataacaacagcaacagcaaaaagAAGAGTCCAGCCAACAGCTTTTCACTCTCCAGCCAGGTACCT GATGTGATGATGGTGGGAGAGCCCACTCTGATGGGAGGGGAGTTTGGTGACGAGGACGAGCGTCTGATCACGCGGCTGGAGAACACGCAGTACGATGGGGCGAATGGCCTGGAGGATGAGGACAGTTTCAACAGCTCACCTGCACTGGGGGCACACTCGCCCTGGAACAACAAGGCCCCCTCCAGTCAGGAGAGCAAGAATGACAACTCCCAGTCTTCCCAGTAG
- the prom2 gene encoding prominin-2 isoform X1: MAARRWKVSDAALAAGLVATLLGLSLAQSAPAEDVCPAIPALKNISAPQYQNTNLVATGVSFMASLVHSFLYSVQPKPFPGDLIEKIINESKVPTNQETLQETIKEALWYEVGFLVCVAVAVLYIVLMPLVGFFLACCRCCGNCGGKMYQKQTSSINCRRRTLYGFTLATTLIILAGNICMFLSNEALKMSVDQSHKELSQSIGNLNTFLTAVPQQVDGVLNESYKTVEEAGRKLNNIGPELGKQIQNQFNGFLRPALRSVTTLDEETKAISTQLAQLNSSLAELQSNANRVQANLTASRSRLNETLSKPGCEGCDKLKPSLQKLQLDTSITVPGLKDLQSAVDEVVKMNLESKVTEVEDSFNSIPQRVTNETKDVIERSNQTLADINTKLSQIAKDFPLEFLTRLSNDVAVVQTDINNYMPYVQGAEYIRWCVCLAVCCVVLLVVVCNLLGLMFGPAGLKPKADPTNRSCTADCGGTFLMMGAGFSFLFSWLLMIVVLVLFLLGGNVYTLFCQPLKNGQLLQFLETPGLIPELDIGSQLGQENISVSISSVYRECEENRPLWTAFRLAELINLDDLLNVSKYTDQIQQEFDKTNISLSSITVLSPEVKQQLLDFSTGMKDFDTTSVTQQINDISSINLNTTADEIDKLATGQKDAIKSELQNEANQLRRIQFDIEINIIPELKTLNSSIKSLQSNWKKVNGTVGEVLNNVGAAQDSLNTNTTQIVKTESRKFLNCLLDYFLAFAAWAKLVITTQVGRCGPLAGTVDSVEVIVCAYTVESLNAFWFSLGWCILFFIPSIIFSMKLAKYYRRMHESDGFDDHIPMNSIPMNGFPMNGYPMNGFPRAQMK; the protein is encoded by the exons ATGGCAGCTCGAAGGTGGAAGGTCAGCGACGCGGCCCTCGCCGCCGGACTCGTGGCGACGCTGCTCGGGCTCAGCCTGGCCCAGTCCGCCCCCGCAGAGGACGTGTGCCCAGCAATACCCGCCTTGAAGAATATCAGCGCGCCGCAGTACCAGAACACGAACCTGGTGGCCACCGGTGTGTCCTTCATGGCATCTCTGGTCCACTCCTTCCTCTACTCGGTCCAGCCTAAACCCTTTCCCGGAG ATTTgattgagaaaataataaatgaatcaaaagtGCCGACAAATCAAGAAACTCTCCAAGAAACTATCAAAGAG GCCCTTTGGTATGAAGTGGGTTTCCTGGTGTGCGTGGCCGTCGCCGTCCTGTACATCGTTCTGATGCCGCTGGTTGGTTTCTTCCTGGCGTGCTGCCGCTGCTGTGGGAACTGCGGCGGGAAGATGTACCAGAAGCAGACGTCGTCGATTAACTGTCGCAGGAGGACGCTCTACGGGTTCACGTTAGCCACCACCCTCATTATACT tgcTGGGAACATCTGCATGTTCCTAAGTAACGAAGCCCTCAAAATGAGCGTGGACCAGAGTCACAAGGAGCTCAGCCAAAGCATAGGCAACCTGAACACCTTCCTCACCGCTGTGCCTCAG CAAGTGGACGGCGTGCTGAATGAGAGCTACAAAACTGTGGAGGAGGCTGGCCGAAAACTGAACA ACATTGGACCTGAGCTGGGAAAACAGATACAAAACCAATTCAATGGATTCCTGAGGCCGGCGCTGCGCTCAGTAACAACTCTGGACGAAG AGACAAAGGCCATCAGCACTCAACTTGCCCAGCTGAACTCGTCTCTGGCCGAGCTCCAGTCCAACGCGAATCGCGTCCAGGCCAATCTGACTGCTTCTAGAAGTCGCCTCAATGAGACTTTATCCAAACCTGGCTGCGAAGGCTGTGACAAACTAAAGCCATCGCTACAGAAACTTCAGCTGGATACCTCCATTACT GTCCCCGGCTTGAAGGATCTTCAGTCTGCGGTGGATGAAGTCGTTAAAATGAATCTCGAGTCCAAAGTCACTGAG GTGGAGGACAGTTTCAATAGCATCCCCCAGAGGGTGACCAACGAAACCAAGGATGTAATTGAAA gAAGCAATCAGACGTTGGCAGATATAAATACAAAGCTGTCTCAGATCGCAAAGGACTTCCCTCTGGAGTTTCTGACCCGCTTGTCAAACGATGTGGCCGTGGTGCAGACAGACATCAACAATTACATGCCCTATGTCCAGGGTGCTGAGTACATCAG ATGGTGCGTGTGTCTGGCTGTGTGCTGCGTGGTCCTCCTGGTGGTGGTTTGTAACCTCCTGGGACTTATGTTCGGCCCCGCGGGTCTGAAACCCAAAGCAGACCCCACAAATCGCTCGTGCACGGCGGACTGTGGAGGCACCTTCCTCATGAT GGGTGCAGGTTtcagcttcctcttctcctgGCTGTTGATGATAGTGGTACTAGTGCTGTTCTTACTCGGTGGAAATGTTTACACTTTGTTCTGTCAGCCCTTGAAGAATGGACAACTTCTACAG TTTCTTGAGACTCCAGGGTTAATTCCAGAGCTTGATATCGGCTCACAACTTGGACAGGAAAACATCAGCGTCAGTATCTCCAGTGTCTACAG AGAATGTGAGGAAAACCGCCCTCTGTGGACAGCATTCCGCTTGGCTGAGCTCATAAATCTTGACGATCTGCTCAATGTGTCAAAA TACACAGACCAGATCCAGCAGGAGTTtgataaaacaaacatcagtcTGTCCTCGATCACTGTTCTGAGCCCGGAAGTTAAACAACAGCTCCTCGACTTCTCCACCGGGATGAAGGATTTCGACACTACCTCCGTCACTCAGCAG ataAACGACATTTCAAGCATCAATCTGAACACAACAGCGGATGAGATTGATAAGCTGGCTACTGGTCAG AAAGATGCAATTAAAAGTGAGCTACAAAATGAAGCCAATCAGCTGAGGCGGATCCAGTTTGATATAGAAATAAACATCATCCCAGAACTG AAAACCCTGAACTCAAGCATCAAGAGCCTTCAATCAAACTGGAAAAAAGTCAAC GGAACGGTGGGGGAGGTGCTGAACAACGTGGGAGCAGCACAAGACTccctcaacacaaacacaacacagatcGTCAAGACC GAGAGCAGAAAGTTTTTGAACTGTCTGCTGGACTACTTCCTTGCTTTCGCTGCCTGGGCAAAACTTGtg ATCACAACGCAGGTCGGCCGCTGCGGCCCTCTTGCGGGAACTGTAGACTCCGTGGAGGTCATCGTCTGTGCATACACGGTGGAGTCTCTG AATGCGTTCTGGTTCAGTCTGGGCTGGTGCATCCTGTTCTTCATCCCCAGCATCATCTTTTCCATGAAACTGGCCAAGTACTACAGGAGAATGCATGAATCAGATGGCTTTGA CGACCACATACCCATGAACAGCATCCCCATGAACGGCTTCCCCATGAACGGCTACCCCATGAATGGCTTCCCACGGGCACAGATGAAATGA
- the prom2 gene encoding prominin-2 isoform X2 has product MPLVGFFLACCRCCGNCGGKMYQKQTSSINCRRRTLYGFTLATTLIILAGNICMFLSNEALKMSVDQSHKELSQSIGNLNTFLTAVPQQVDGVLNESYKTVEEAGRKLNNIGPELGKQIQNQFNGFLRPALRSVTTLDEETKAISTQLAQLNSSLAELQSNANRVQANLTASRSRLNETLSKPGCEGCDKLKPSLQKLQLDTSITVPGLKDLQSAVDEVVKMNLESKVTEVEDSFNSIPQRVTNETKDVIERSNQTLADINTKLSQIAKDFPLEFLTRLSNDVAVVQTDINNYMPYVQGAEYIRWCVCLAVCCVVLLVVVCNLLGLMFGPAGLKPKADPTNRSCTADCGGTFLMMGAGFSFLFSWLLMIVVLVLFLLGGNVYTLFCQPLKNGQLLQFLETPGLIPELDIGSQLGQENISVSISSVYRECEENRPLWTAFRLAELINLDDLLNVSKYTDQIQQEFDKTNISLSSITVLSPEVKQQLLDFSTGMKDFDTTSVTQQINDISSINLNTTADEIDKLATGQKDAIKSELQNEANQLRRIQFDIEINIIPELKTLNSSIKSLQSNWKKVNGTVGEVLNNVGAAQDSLNTNTTQIVKTESRKFLNCLLDYFLAFAAWAKLVITTQVGRCGPLAGTVDSVEVIVCAYTVESLNAFWFSLGWCILFFIPSIIFSMKLAKYYRRMHESDGFDDHIPMNSIPMNGFPMNGYPMNGFPRAQMK; this is encoded by the exons ATGCCGCTGGTTGGTTTCTTCCTGGCGTGCTGCCGCTGCTGTGGGAACTGCGGCGGGAAGATGTACCAGAAGCAGACGTCGTCGATTAACTGTCGCAGGAGGACGCTCTACGGGTTCACGTTAGCCACCACCCTCATTATACT tgcTGGGAACATCTGCATGTTCCTAAGTAACGAAGCCCTCAAAATGAGCGTGGACCAGAGTCACAAGGAGCTCAGCCAAAGCATAGGCAACCTGAACACCTTCCTCACCGCTGTGCCTCAG CAAGTGGACGGCGTGCTGAATGAGAGCTACAAAACTGTGGAGGAGGCTGGCCGAAAACTGAACA ACATTGGACCTGAGCTGGGAAAACAGATACAAAACCAATTCAATGGATTCCTGAGGCCGGCGCTGCGCTCAGTAACAACTCTGGACGAAG AGACAAAGGCCATCAGCACTCAACTTGCCCAGCTGAACTCGTCTCTGGCCGAGCTCCAGTCCAACGCGAATCGCGTCCAGGCCAATCTGACTGCTTCTAGAAGTCGCCTCAATGAGACTTTATCCAAACCTGGCTGCGAAGGCTGTGACAAACTAAAGCCATCGCTACAGAAACTTCAGCTGGATACCTCCATTACT GTCCCCGGCTTGAAGGATCTTCAGTCTGCGGTGGATGAAGTCGTTAAAATGAATCTCGAGTCCAAAGTCACTGAG GTGGAGGACAGTTTCAATAGCATCCCCCAGAGGGTGACCAACGAAACCAAGGATGTAATTGAAA gAAGCAATCAGACGTTGGCAGATATAAATACAAAGCTGTCTCAGATCGCAAAGGACTTCCCTCTGGAGTTTCTGACCCGCTTGTCAAACGATGTGGCCGTGGTGCAGACAGACATCAACAATTACATGCCCTATGTCCAGGGTGCTGAGTACATCAG ATGGTGCGTGTGTCTGGCTGTGTGCTGCGTGGTCCTCCTGGTGGTGGTTTGTAACCTCCTGGGACTTATGTTCGGCCCCGCGGGTCTGAAACCCAAAGCAGACCCCACAAATCGCTCGTGCACGGCGGACTGTGGAGGCACCTTCCTCATGAT GGGTGCAGGTTtcagcttcctcttctcctgGCTGTTGATGATAGTGGTACTAGTGCTGTTCTTACTCGGTGGAAATGTTTACACTTTGTTCTGTCAGCCCTTGAAGAATGGACAACTTCTACAG TTTCTTGAGACTCCAGGGTTAATTCCAGAGCTTGATATCGGCTCACAACTTGGACAGGAAAACATCAGCGTCAGTATCTCCAGTGTCTACAG AGAATGTGAGGAAAACCGCCCTCTGTGGACAGCATTCCGCTTGGCTGAGCTCATAAATCTTGACGATCTGCTCAATGTGTCAAAA TACACAGACCAGATCCAGCAGGAGTTtgataaaacaaacatcagtcTGTCCTCGATCACTGTTCTGAGCCCGGAAGTTAAACAACAGCTCCTCGACTTCTCCACCGGGATGAAGGATTTCGACACTACCTCCGTCACTCAGCAG ataAACGACATTTCAAGCATCAATCTGAACACAACAGCGGATGAGATTGATAAGCTGGCTACTGGTCAG AAAGATGCAATTAAAAGTGAGCTACAAAATGAAGCCAATCAGCTGAGGCGGATCCAGTTTGATATAGAAATAAACATCATCCCAGAACTG AAAACCCTGAACTCAAGCATCAAGAGCCTTCAATCAAACTGGAAAAAAGTCAAC GGAACGGTGGGGGAGGTGCTGAACAACGTGGGAGCAGCACAAGACTccctcaacacaaacacaacacagatcGTCAAGACC GAGAGCAGAAAGTTTTTGAACTGTCTGCTGGACTACTTCCTTGCTTTCGCTGCCTGGGCAAAACTTGtg ATCACAACGCAGGTCGGCCGCTGCGGCCCTCTTGCGGGAACTGTAGACTCCGTGGAGGTCATCGTCTGTGCATACACGGTGGAGTCTCTG AATGCGTTCTGGTTCAGTCTGGGCTGGTGCATCCTGTTCTTCATCCCCAGCATCATCTTTTCCATGAAACTGGCCAAGTACTACAGGAGAATGCATGAATCAGATGGCTTTGA CGACCACATACCCATGAACAGCATCCCCATGAACGGCTTCCCCATGAACGGCTACCCCATGAATGGCTTCCCACGGGCACAGATGAAATGA